One genomic segment of Streptomyces sp. RKND-216 includes these proteins:
- a CDS encoding PAS domain-containing protein, protein MALTKDGAGRELQYSGDVIAVPESEFSVNGFAQQNAASVRKPFIPRQAGPVDDAPPAARPTASAATDAELRSDEYGDAVLSLFERSGIGLAVLDPTLRVRAVNSAFLTQCGRGRDDIAERSFAEFLHPSVRQHLMRQFGRLVQGHHARLVGRSIAMWFNDTAVAGKLTAFPVDDDNGRGTMILVQFTPEKTEEPPAPPVGSQRKLTPLTAKVLEGVAAGDPTVRLAAKLFLSRQGIEYHVSILLRQFKVPNRTALAAKAYSMGMFSIGCWPPKVLPDYIRADRNGSERTRQPAAERRRATS, encoded by the coding sequence ATGGCGTTGACCAAGGATGGCGCAGGCAGAGAACTTCAGTACTCGGGTGACGTGATTGCCGTTCCGGAATCTGAATTCAGTGTGAACGGTTTCGCCCAGCAGAATGCCGCGTCCGTGCGAAAGCCGTTCATTCCCCGGCAGGCCGGCCCGGTGGACGACGCCCCGCCCGCCGCCCGCCCGACGGCGTCCGCCGCCACCGACGCCGAGCTCCGCAGCGACGAGTACGGCGACGCGGTGCTCTCCCTCTTCGAGCGCTCCGGCATCGGCCTCGCGGTCCTTGACCCGACGCTGCGGGTGCGTGCCGTGAACAGTGCGTTCCTCACCCAGTGCGGCCGCGGCCGGGACGACATCGCGGAACGCAGCTTCGCCGAATTCCTGCACCCCAGCGTGCGCCAGCACCTGATGCGCCAGTTCGGTCGTCTCGTGCAGGGCCATCACGCCCGGCTCGTGGGCAGGTCGATCGCGATGTGGTTCAACGACACGGCCGTCGCCGGAAAGCTGACCGCCTTTCCGGTGGACGACGACAACGGTCGCGGCACCATGATCCTGGTGCAGTTCACCCCGGAGAAGACCGAGGAGCCGCCGGCCCCGCCGGTGGGGTCGCAGCGGAAGCTGACGCCGCTCACCGCGAAGGTCCTGGAAGGTGTCGCCGCCGGCGATCCGACCGTGCGCCTCGCCGCGAAACTCTTCCTGAGCCGGCAGGGAATCGAATACCACGTCAGCATTCTGCTGCGGCAGTTCAAGGTGCCCAACCGCACCGCCCTGGCCGCGAAGGCATATTCCATGGGCATGTTCAGCATCGGCTGCTGGCCGCCCAAGGTGCTTCCGGACTACATCCGCGCCGACCGCAACGGCTCCGAGCGCACGCGCCAGCCGGCCGCCGAGCGCCGCCGCGCGACCTCCTGA
- a CDS encoding cold shock domain-containing protein: MAQGIVVRFDDAKGYGFITPDGGGEDVFVHVNELSPPGASLSCGTRVEFAVVDGERGLKAFDVHVVGAPPAGAAPPAAPTAGRGVPAGGRSVEGGEETCEVFGREEFTRIATEMLLSAGPDLTARQVLEVRRALVRFAEEHGWVD, encoded by the coding sequence ATGGCGCAGGGCATCGTGGTGCGTTTCGACGACGCCAAGGGGTACGGCTTCATCACGCCGGACGGTGGCGGCGAGGACGTCTTCGTCCACGTCAACGAGCTGAGCCCGCCAGGGGCTTCGCTTTCCTGCGGAACCCGCGTCGAGTTCGCCGTGGTGGACGGCGAACGCGGGCTCAAGGCATTCGACGTCCACGTGGTCGGCGCGCCGCCCGCGGGTGCCGCCCCACCCGCCGCTCCCACCGCCGGACGGGGCGTACCGGCCGGCGGCAGGAGCGTGGAGGGCGGCGAGGAGACCTGCGAGGTGTTCGGCCGCGAGGAGTTCACCCGGATCGCCACGGAGATGCTGCTCTCCGCCGGCCCGGACCTGACCGCCAGGCAGGTCCTGGAGGTGCGCCGGGCGCTGGTCCGGTTCGCAGAGGAACACGGCTGGGTCGACTGA
- a CDS encoding 3-deoxy-7-phosphoheptulonate synthase, with translation MTDIETRRERPVRQRPGGPGTARPLTDVPRARTPHDDAPHDDAPPGDAPPGDAPHGGPAPGRAAHADAAELRALPPLVFAGECDLLRERLARVAGGEAFVLQGGLHAKTYGRETADAIRDTLRTMMQMSALLTYATSVPVVKVSRIAHFTDPRRLVARYQTAAAALNLVRAFASGGYAGLRQVHAWNREFVAASPSRAGYEPLSAQLGRALDFMDACGPGSASPADAEFFASHEARQPVYEKELTRIDSRAGEPYSTASHFVWIGERTGDLDGAFVDHLARLRNPIGIALGPDCGPDEASAHLDRFDPAREPGRLTFVVRMGADAVRETLPAVIEKITAQGHRAAWICDAMHPSVPLGADGGPPGPRTFDDVLDEVTAFFEVHRALGTHPGGLHVELTGREIGGPEDRGLQRHPAPDRVMSLPPTPCLTRAGALDLAFLVAQAYRDGSR, from the coding sequence ATGACCGACATCGAGACGCGGCGGGAACGTCCGGTCCGGCAACGCCCCGGCGGGCCCGGAACCGCGCGGCCCCTCACCGACGTGCCACGAGCCCGCACACCGCACGACGACGCGCCGCACGACGACGCGCCGCCCGGTGACGCTCCGCCCGGTGACGCTCCGCACGGCGGCCCGGCTCCCGGCCGAGCGGCGCACGCGGACGCCGCGGAGCTGCGTGCACTGCCGCCCCTGGTGTTCGCCGGGGAGTGCGACCTCCTGAGGGAACGGCTGGCCCGGGTCGCCGGCGGCGAGGCCTTCGTCCTCCAGGGCGGCCTGCACGCGAAGACGTACGGGCGGGAGACGGCCGACGCCATCCGGGACACCCTGCGCACGATGATGCAGATGTCGGCGCTGCTCACCTACGCCACGTCCGTGCCGGTGGTGAAGGTCAGCCGCATCGCGCACTTCACCGACCCGCGGCGGCTGGTGGCGCGCTACCAGACCGCCGCCGCCGCCCTGAACCTCGTCCGCGCCTTCGCCTCCGGTGGCTACGCCGGACTGCGCCAGGTACACGCGTGGAACCGGGAGTTCGTCGCCGCCTCGCCCTCCCGGGCCGGATACGAGCCGCTCAGCGCGCAGCTGGGCCGCGCGCTGGACTTCATGGACGCCTGCGGTCCCGGCTCCGCGAGCCCGGCCGACGCCGAGTTCTTCGCCTCACACGAGGCGCGGCAGCCCGTCTACGAGAAGGAGCTCACCCGCATCGACTCGCGGGCCGGGGAGCCGTACAGCACGGCGAGCCACTTCGTCTGGATCGGGGAGCGGACGGGTGATCTGGACGGCGCGTTCGTCGACCACCTCGCCCGCCTCCGCAACCCGATCGGCATCGCGCTCGGCCCCGACTGCGGACCGGACGAGGCGTCGGCCCACCTGGACCGGTTCGACCCGGCAAGAGAACCGGGCCGCCTCACCTTCGTGGTCCGGATGGGCGCGGACGCGGTGCGTGAGACCCTGCCGGCCGTCATCGAGAAGATCACCGCGCAGGGGCACCGGGCCGCCTGGATCTGCGACGCGATGCACCCCAGCGTCCCCCTCGGCGCCGACGGCGGCCCGCCCGGACCCCGCACCTTCGACGACGTGCTGGACGAGGTGACCGCCTTCTTCGAAGTGCATCGCGCACTGGGCACCCACCCGGGCGGTCTGCACGTCGAGCTGACCGGCCGCGAGATCGGCGGTCCGGAGGACCGCGGTCTGCAGCGCCACCCCGCGCCCGACCGGGTGATGAGCCTTCCGCCCACCCCCTGCCTCACCCGGGCCGGTGCGCTGGACCTCGCCTTCCTGGTGGCCCAGGCTTACCGCGACGGCTCCCGCTGA
- a CDS encoding DMT family transporter → MLIAILGSLCAAALFAVAGVLQQRAATGEPDHEAMSYRLLTHLARRPLWLAGIGCAIGAYGFQSVALAHGPLALVQPLIVTELLFAIPLSVRLYGTRLRTREWLGAVAVAAGLAVAMAAAAPQRSQPVAGPEEWTLAMAAAAAATTLVLFLSRRMSGPARASVMAAAAGIVMGIQSVLLATTVSKFQVSVDEVVTSWQTYLLVVASILGLLLIQSAFQAGPLSASMPVIDTVEPVVAVACGVTLFDESVRGDPLAVAVTLLGGALLLTGIWLLDTSPMLRALHERAHREQTAR, encoded by the coding sequence ATGCTGATCGCGATCCTCGGTTCGCTGTGCGCGGCCGCGTTGTTCGCCGTCGCCGGGGTGCTCCAGCAACGTGCGGCGACCGGCGAACCGGACCACGAGGCGATGTCGTACCGGCTGCTGACCCACCTGGCCCGCAGGCCGCTGTGGCTGGCGGGCATCGGCTGCGCGATCGGTGCCTACGGCTTCCAGTCCGTGGCCCTCGCGCACGGCCCGCTGGCCCTCGTGCAGCCGCTGATCGTGACCGAACTGCTCTTCGCCATCCCGCTGTCGGTCCGGCTGTACGGCACCCGGCTGCGGACGCGGGAGTGGCTGGGGGCGGTGGCGGTGGCGGCGGGGCTGGCCGTCGCGATGGCGGCCGCCGCCCCGCAGCGGTCGCAGCCGGTGGCCGGGCCGGAGGAGTGGACGCTGGCCATGGCGGCGGCGGCCGCCGCGACGACGTTGGTGCTGTTCCTCAGTCGCCGCATGAGCGGCCCGGCCCGCGCCTCGGTGATGGCGGCCGCGGCGGGCATCGTGATGGGCATCCAGTCGGTGCTGCTCGCCACGACGGTGTCCAAGTTCCAGGTGAGCGTGGACGAGGTGGTGACGTCGTGGCAGACGTACCTGCTGGTCGTGGCGAGCATCCTGGGACTGCTGCTGATCCAGAGTGCGTTCCAGGCGGGGCCGCTGTCGGCGAGCATGCCGGTCATCGACACCGTGGAACCGGTGGTCGCGGTCGCCTGCGGCGTGACACTGTTCGACGAGTCGGTGCGTGGCGACCCGCTCGCGGTCGCGGTCACGCTGCTGGGCGGGGCGCTGCTGCTGACCGGCATCTGGCTGCTGGACACCTCGCCGATGCTGCGGGCGCTGCACGAGCGCGCGCACCGGGAACAGACCGCCCGCTGA
- a CDS encoding glycosyltransferase, translated as MTARYARPSVAVLVELVRGPDAGGHVKCWERFAEAAAGMAPPDLRADLTLYVLGPRERVERLSPAVRFVSLPPVLSTAPLMRVSGGADVSDLTPFHPRLARLLPGHDVWHLTHVFGFAATAVRLAQARRRSDRLGRTPGRAAPPGLVGSVHTDVPALAAAYLHALTGPYRLPGTVAAGLVRHRRDRLLHACDRVLVATPEQRGEIAAAVPGHRVGLLDRGVDHERFRPDPEARRVLAERYGVPEDRPAVLFSGRVDASKRVLVLADALRRLRADGTPVHLVVAGTGPDEAVLRDLLGPDVSLLGPVAQRELARVYGGCDVFAFPSRSETVGNAVGEAMASHLPVLLPAGARTTRWLARPGEDGVVVAADDAPGWAEALRPLLERPELRAALGEAAGATARGRHRSWRRVLAEDLLPVWHAVAPHDADEAGGTGRC; from the coding sequence GTGACCGCCCGGTACGCGCGGCCGTCGGTGGCGGTGCTGGTGGAGCTGGTACGCGGGCCGGACGCCGGGGGCCACGTGAAGTGCTGGGAGCGCTTCGCCGAGGCGGCGGCCGGCATGGCGCCGCCGGACCTCCGTGCGGACCTGACCCTCTACGTGCTGGGCCCCCGGGAACGGGTCGAACGCCTCTCCCCCGCCGTGCGGTTCGTGTCGCTGCCGCCGGTGCTCAGCACCGCCCCGCTGATGCGGGTCAGCGGCGGCGCCGACGTCAGCGATCTGACGCCGTTCCACCCACGGCTGGCCCGGCTGCTGCCCGGGCACGACGTCTGGCACCTCACGCACGTCTTCGGCTTCGCCGCCACGGCCGTACGGCTCGCGCAGGCGCGCCGCCGCTCGGACCGGCTCGGCCGTACGCCCGGGCGGGCGGCCCCGCCCGGCCTGGTGGGGTCCGTGCACACCGACGTGCCCGCGCTGGCCGCCGCCTACCTGCACGCCCTGACCGGCCCGTACCGGCTGCCCGGCACGGTGGCCGCCGGGCTGGTGCGGCACCGCCGGGACAGGCTGCTGCACGCCTGCGACCGGGTGCTGGTCGCCACGCCCGAGCAGCGCGGCGAGATCGCGGCCGCCGTGCCGGGCCACCGCGTCGGGCTGCTGGACCGGGGTGTGGACCACGAACGGTTCCGGCCCGACCCGGAGGCGCGCCGGGTGCTGGCCGAGCGCTACGGCGTACCGGAGGACCGGCCCGCGGTGCTGTTCTCCGGCCGGGTGGACGCCTCCAAGCGGGTGCTGGTACTGGCGGACGCGCTGCGGCGGCTGCGCGCGGACGGCACGCCCGTGCACCTGGTGGTGGCGGGCACCGGGCCCGACGAGGCCGTGCTACGCGACCTGCTCGGACCGGACGTGAGCCTGCTCGGACCGGTGGCGCAGCGGGAACTCGCCCGGGTGTACGGAGGATGCGACGTGTTCGCCTTCCCCTCCCGGTCGGAGACCGTCGGCAACGCGGTGGGCGAGGCGATGGCCAGTCACCTGCCGGTGCTGCTGCCCGCCGGGGCGCGGACCACGCGGTGGCTGGCGCGACCGGGTGAGGACGGCGTGGTGGTCGCGGCGGACGACGCCCCGGGATGGGCGGAGGCACTGCGCCCGCTGCTGGAGCGGCCGGAGCTGCGGGCGGCGCTCGGCGAAGCTGCCGGTGCGACGGCGCGCGGCCGGCACCGCTCCTGGCGTCGTGTGCTGGCCGAGGACCTGCTGCCGGTCTGGCACGCGGTGGCGCCCCACGACGCGGACGAGGCGGGCGGGACCGGCCGATGCTGA
- a CDS encoding SDR family NAD(P)-dependent oxidoreductase — protein MAGVPSGVALITGGSSGVGLAAARAFARRGRPTVLVARRSPPLEAAAAELRAHAPCTPVALDLAADDGTVEKELTRLAEEFGPVEVLVNCAGHGMYVPFLELDPAEARRLFQVHWFSPAAAVRAVLPGMLARGRGHVVNVASVSAKSGPWGHSAYAAAKAALTTLTESLAAEYGDRGVHFGVVHPGLVDTPFFGAPDLAPLRARTARRMIRPERVGRAVADLVERPRAEVCVPRHYRVLDALRAVSPGALGLLVSRQSAPGRGTARGRRP, from the coding sequence ATGGCGGGCGTACCCAGCGGCGTGGCACTGATCACCGGCGGCTCCAGCGGAGTCGGCCTCGCGGCCGCCCGCGCCTTCGCCCGGCGCGGGCGCCCCACGGTTCTCGTCGCCCGGCGCTCGCCTCCCCTCGAAGCCGCCGCCGCGGAGCTCCGCGCCCACGCCCCCTGCACACCGGTCGCCCTGGACCTGGCCGCCGACGACGGCACCGTCGAGAAGGAGCTCACCCGGCTGGCCGAGGAGTTCGGCCCCGTCGAGGTCCTGGTCAACTGCGCGGGCCACGGCATGTACGTGCCGTTCCTCGAACTGGACCCGGCCGAGGCCCGGCGGCTGTTCCAGGTGCACTGGTTCTCCCCCGCTGCCGCCGTGCGCGCCGTGCTGCCGGGCATGCTGGCGCGCGGGCGCGGCCACGTCGTGAACGTCGCCTCCGTGTCGGCGAAGTCCGGCCCGTGGGGCCACAGCGCGTACGCCGCCGCCAAGGCGGCCCTGACGACGCTGACGGAGTCGCTGGCCGCCGAGTACGGGGACCGGGGCGTGCACTTCGGCGTGGTGCATCCCGGGCTGGTGGACACGCCGTTCTTCGGGGCGCCGGACCTGGCGCCGCTGCGGGCGCGCACCGCCCGGCGGATGATCCGGCCGGAGCGCGTGGGCCGGGCGGTGGCCGACCTGGTGGAGCGCCCGCGCGCGGAGGTGTGCGTCCCGCGGCACTACCGGGTGCTGGACGCGCTGCGCGCCGTGAGCCCGGGTGCGCTCGGCCTCCTGGTCTCGCGGCAGAGCGCGCCGGGCCGGGGCACGGCCCGCGGGCGCCGCCCGTGA
- a CDS encoding LAETG motif-containing sortase-dependent surface protein, whose amino-acid sequence MSTKQHRRRSGIALGAAGVALAGSVFLAAPASAHTPNWTVDCDSVSVDLKWYSTQAPNTVTITAGGEEILSEEFGKNFHQQDLALPQHSEPLDVRLVVVASDHAKYNVDETKTSPVCEGQESESPEPEPTPSETTPSEEPSESAEPTPSESTTTPPVEPADDESAAPTDLAETGSSDSTPLIAGIAAAVVAAGAGLLVVARKRRSVKA is encoded by the coding sequence TTGAGCACAAAGCAGCACAGACGCCGTAGCGGCATAGCACTCGGCGCGGCGGGCGTCGCGCTGGCGGGTTCGGTCTTCCTCGCCGCCCCCGCCTCCGCGCACACGCCGAACTGGACCGTCGACTGCGACTCGGTCTCCGTCGACCTCAAGTGGTACAGCACCCAGGCACCCAACACGGTGACCATCACCGCGGGCGGCGAGGAGATCCTCAGCGAGGAGTTCGGCAAGAACTTCCACCAGCAGGACCTCGCGCTGCCGCAGCACAGCGAACCGCTGGACGTCCGCCTCGTCGTCGTCGCGAGCGACCACGCGAAGTACAACGTGGACGAGACCAAGACCTCCCCGGTCTGCGAGGGCCAGGAGAGCGAGTCGCCGGAGCCGGAGCCCACGCCGTCGGAGACGACGCCCAGCGAGGAGCCCTCCGAGAGCGCCGAGCCGACCCCGTCGGAGAGCACCACCACTCCCCCGGTCGAGCCCGCCGACGACGAGAGCGCGGCGCCGACCGACCTCGCCGAGACCGGTTCCTCGGACTCGACCCCGCTGATCGCGGGCATCGCCGCCGCCGTCGTCGCCGCCGGCGCCGGCCTGCTGGTCGTGGCGCGCAAGCGTCGTTCCGTCAAGGCGTGA
- a CDS encoding dynamin family protein, with protein MEVQPELLDALTALRERVAAVRFPLPLPGVERARRSRSELLAQLDDYLVPRLRAPEAPLLAVVGGSTGAGKSTLVNSLVGRRVSEAGVLRPTTRTPVLVCHPHDEHWFAGERVLPGLGRAWMPRQESLTDAEDDPDGLPEGPGATRLDGLSGGAEDAHLEVRIETDPGVPVGLALLDAPDIDSLVVRNRDLAARLLCAADVWVLVTTAARYGDAVPWHLLRSAREYDVVLATVLDRVPHQIADEVSQRYAAMLAREGLGGVRRFTVPELPESAGGSGLLPTTAVAGLRDWLAQCVRDPQARGRAAARTAAGVLASLRSRVGALAGAAAAQHATALRLGRHVDEAFEEAAARVRQLTVAGGLLAGDAAARWRGFPLDSGGDEVLDAFTEGLTALLAGAAAAADERIAAAWRGEPGAPERRTATAAAPEDAAEEEARGRIGLLARRWRRCLEELADEAVRGSEGASQTDAEETAARLAVALLGGADAAADAEEELRRLLGTESAARLRERAGRILGTCVERVLCAEREQWLRPLDALGATPDPQVELIAAFSVLRRTETARRTS; from the coding sequence TTGGAGGTACAGCCCGAACTGCTCGACGCGCTCACCGCGCTGCGGGAGCGCGTCGCCGCCGTACGCTTTCCGCTGCCCCTCCCGGGCGTGGAACGGGCCCGACGATCCCGGTCCGAGCTGCTCGCCCAGCTCGACGACTACCTGGTGCCGAGGCTGCGCGCCCCCGAGGCTCCGTTGCTCGCCGTGGTCGGGGGCTCGACCGGAGCTGGGAAGTCCACCCTGGTCAACTCGCTGGTGGGGCGCCGTGTCAGCGAGGCCGGGGTGCTGAGACCCACCACCCGCACGCCGGTGCTTGTCTGTCACCCGCACGACGAGCACTGGTTCGCCGGAGAGCGGGTGCTGCCCGGTCTGGGGCGGGCCTGGATGCCCCGTCAGGAGAGCCTCACCGACGCGGAGGACGACCCGGACGGCCTCCCGGAGGGGCCGGGCGCCACCCGCCTGGACGGACTGTCCGGCGGGGCGGAGGACGCCCATCTCGAGGTGCGGATCGAGACCGACCCCGGTGTGCCCGTCGGGCTCGCCCTGCTGGACGCTCCCGACATCGACTCCCTCGTCGTGCGCAACCGGGATCTGGCGGCCCGTCTGCTCTGCGCGGCGGACGTGTGGGTGCTGGTGACGACGGCCGCGCGGTACGGGGACGCGGTGCCGTGGCACCTGCTGCGCTCCGCGCGGGAGTACGACGTGGTGCTCGCCACGGTGCTCGACCGGGTCCCGCACCAGATCGCCGACGAGGTCTCCCAGCGCTACGCCGCCATGCTCGCCCGCGAAGGGCTGGGCGGCGTACGGCGCTTCACCGTTCCCGAACTCCCCGAATCGGCGGGCGGTTCCGGCCTGCTGCCGACCACCGCGGTCGCCGGCCTGCGCGACTGGCTGGCACAGTGCGTCCGCGACCCGCAAGCCCGCGGCCGCGCGGCGGCCCGTACGGCAGCCGGAGTACTCGCCTCGCTGCGGTCCCGGGTGGGCGCACTCGCCGGCGCCGCCGCGGCACAGCACGCGACGGCGCTGCGGCTCGGCCGCCATGTGGACGAGGCGTTCGAGGAGGCGGCGGCCCGCGTCCGGCAACTGACCGTCGCCGGAGGTCTCCTCGCCGGGGACGCGGCGGCGCGTTGGCGGGGCTTCCCGCTGGACTCCGGTGGCGACGAGGTGCTGGACGCCTTCACCGAGGGCCTGACCGCCCTGCTCGCCGGCGCCGCCGCCGCAGCGGACGAGCGGATCGCCGCAGCCTGGCGCGGTGAACCCGGCGCGCCCGAAAGGCGCACGGCGACCGCCGCGGCCCCGGAAGACGCCGCCGAGGAGGAGGCTCGCGGGCGGATCGGCCTGCTGGCCCGTCGCTGGAGGCGCTGCCTGGAGGAACTGGCCGACGAGGCGGTGCGCGGCTCCGAGGGCGCCTCGCAGACGGACGCGGAGGAGACCGCCGCACGGCTGGCCGTCGCCCTGCTGGGCGGTGCGGATGCGGCAGCCGACGCGGAGGAGGAACTGCGGCGCCTGCTCGGCACGGAGAGTGCCGCACGGTTGCGCGAGCGGGCCGGACGCATCCTCGGCACGTGCGTGGAGCGGGTGCTCTGCGCCGAACGCGAGCAGTGGCTGCGGCCGCTGGACGCACTGGGTGCCACGCCGGACCCGCAGGTGGAGCTGATCGCGGCGTTCTCCGTGCTGCGCAGGACCGAGACGGCGCGGCGGACGTCGTAG
- a CDS encoding GTPase has product MHGAAAPSGPPAPGTPPPDEPRAHEDVAPEDVAPETQEGEAWGGGAKPTGIGGLPSPDGIGGGAVGGALRRRLGALRELIGLSRTRLEGRVLAEAGRVLDEAGARAQLPAAYTTVAIAGATGSGKSSLLNALSGRTLSETGLRRPTTAQPVACTWEAEREGGADGLLDRLGIPPGLRRRVKDPSLHGLVLIDLPDHDSVAAGHREHVDRLLELVDAVVWVVDPEKYADALLHERYLRPLAGYAEVTFVVLNQVDRLPGEAADAVLHDLRRLLDEDGMALGDYGEPGARVLATSALTGAGLHELREELGAFAATREAPARRLTADLDGAAERLRRVYADPALPAPTGLTEADREEFEDLLASAVGARAAGQAAERAWLRHAERSCGTPWSQLVRARDARRRASCGSAEAPGRAEPEPGGAAPARHRAARPVLTQAVRQVAEQATVGLPDAWRRTVRDAAWRGAEGLPEALDTLIGEALAPPGDAHPSDRGRARGAQRPHGLPRLERPPWWTVAMLGQGLLLALQVVGVLLLVGAVFGGYRGALWPPVVLVLGGAVAAPGLAAACRAAARGPARAFGQEEERRLRRLSAGCGRTRVLEPVAAELMRYREVREQYVVAAGDTGPV; this is encoded by the coding sequence GTGCACGGTGCCGCCGCGCCGTCCGGACCCCCCGCCCCCGGGACGCCGCCCCCGGACGAGCCGCGCGCGCACGAGGACGTGGCCCCCGAGGACGTGGCCCCCGAGACCCAGGAGGGCGAGGCGTGGGGAGGGGGAGCCAAACCGACCGGGATCGGAGGGCTGCCGTCCCCCGACGGCATCGGCGGGGGAGCGGTCGGCGGCGCCCTGCGCCGCCGCCTGGGGGCTTTGCGGGAGCTGATCGGCCTGTCCCGCACCCGGCTGGAGGGCAGGGTGCTGGCCGAGGCAGGCAGGGTGCTCGACGAGGCCGGGGCACGGGCCCAACTGCCCGCCGCCTACACCACGGTCGCCATCGCGGGCGCCACCGGTAGCGGCAAGTCCTCGCTCCTCAACGCCCTGTCCGGGCGCACCCTCTCGGAGACCGGGCTCCGCCGCCCGACGACGGCCCAGCCCGTCGCCTGCACCTGGGAGGCCGAACGCGAGGGCGGGGCCGACGGGTTGCTCGACCGGCTCGGCATCCCCCCCGGTCTGCGCCGGCGGGTGAAGGACCCCTCACTGCACGGCCTGGTGCTGATCGACCTGCCCGATCACGACTCCGTCGCCGCCGGCCACCGCGAACACGTCGACCGGCTGCTGGAACTGGTCGATGCGGTGGTGTGGGTGGTCGACCCGGAGAAGTACGCGGACGCGCTGCTGCACGAGCGCTACCTGCGGCCGCTCGCGGGCTACGCGGAGGTCACCTTCGTCGTCCTCAACCAGGTCGACCGGCTGCCGGGCGAGGCTGCGGACGCCGTGCTGCACGACCTGCGCCGTCTGCTGGACGAGGACGGCATGGCGCTCGGCGACTACGGCGAGCCGGGCGCGCGGGTCCTGGCCACCTCCGCCCTCACCGGAGCAGGGCTGCACGAACTGCGTGAGGAGCTGGGCGCGTTCGCCGCGACCCGGGAGGCCCCGGCCCGTCGCCTGACCGCAGACCTGGACGGGGCCGCGGAGCGGCTGCGCCGGGTGTACGCCGACCCGGCCCTGCCCGCGCCGACCGGGCTGACCGAGGCGGACCGTGAGGAGTTCGAGGACTTGCTTGCCTCGGCCGTCGGCGCCCGTGCGGCGGGGCAGGCCGCGGAACGGGCCTGGCTGCGGCACGCCGAACGGTCCTGCGGCACCCCCTGGTCGCAGCTGGTGCGTGCACGCGATGCCCGTCGCCGCGCGTCGTGCGGCAGCGCGGAGGCCCCCGGGCGGGCGGAGCCCGAGCCTGGCGGGGCGGCGCCGGCACGGCACCGGGCCGCCAGGCCGGTGCTCACCCAGGCGGTGCGCCAGGTCGCCGAACAGGCGACCGTCGGCCTGCCCGACGCGTGGCGGCGGACCGTGCGGGACGCAGCCTGGCGGGGGGCGGAAGGACTGCCCGAGGCGCTGGACACGCTGATCGGGGAAGCCCTCGCTCCCCCGGGCGACGCACACCCGTCCGACCGTGGGCGGGCCCGCGGTGCACAGCGCCCGCACGGGCTTCCGCGCCTGGAGCGGCCGCCGTGGTGGACGGTCGCGATGCTCGGGCAGGGGCTGCTGCTGGCGCTTCAGGTGGTCGGGGTCCTCCTGCTGGTCGGCGCGGTCTTCGGCGGATACCGGGGCGCCCTGTGGCCACCGGTCGTCCTGGTGCTGGGCGGTGCCGTCGCGGCACCGGGACTCGCGGCCGCCTGCCGTGCCGCCGCCCGGGGGCCCGCGCGCGCGTTCGGGCAGGAGGAGGAACGCCGGCTGCGGCGGCTCTCCGCCGGCTGCGGGCGGACACGCGTGCTGGAGCCCGTGGCGGCGGAGCTGATGCGCTACCGCGAGGTGCGGGAGCAGTACGTGGTGGCCGCGGGAGACACGGGACCGGTGTGA
- a CDS encoding single-stranded DNA-binding protein — protein MNEPQVTVVGNVATELDHRTTRSGEQAVRFRLAGTVRRFDRAREAWEDAWTSFFTVWAWRTLATNVAASVTLGEPVIVQGRLRVREGEKEGRRYVTADLLASSIGHDLNRGTAAFRRVSPARAGGGPTSGGTPQAVPGQTGAPAPEFGLP, from the coding sequence ATGAACGAGCCGCAGGTGACGGTGGTCGGGAACGTGGCCACGGAGCTGGATCACCGCACGACCCGCTCCGGTGAGCAGGCCGTGCGGTTCCGGCTGGCTGGCACGGTTCGCCGGTTCGACCGGGCCCGCGAGGCGTGGGAGGACGCCTGGACCAGCTTCTTCACCGTCTGGGCGTGGCGCACCCTGGCCACCAACGTGGCCGCTTCGGTGACGCTCGGCGAACCGGTCATCGTGCAGGGCCGGTTGCGCGTCAGGGAGGGGGAGAAGGAGGGACGCCGCTACGTCACCGCCGACCTGCTGGCATCCTCCATCGGACACGACCTCAACCGCGGCACCGCCGCCTTCCGGCGCGTCTCCCCGGCTCGGGCCGGAGGAGGCCCGACCTCGGGCGGGACGCCACAGGCCGTGCCGGGCCAAACCGGCGCGCCGGCCCCGGAGTTCGGTCTGCCGTGA